The region TGACCTTTAAAATAGTCCAAGTCGGTGGGGATATGCAAAGTCAATATAGCACTGTCTTCACTAAGCCCTTTATTCAACCCAGTATTCAGCACTTTACTCAAGATAGTTGCATTCACTTTTACTAATTCAGTCAAACAATTTCTCCAATTCTTTAATCACTAATTTACCTTGAGAATTAAACGGCATAAGTACTGGATAGCGCCATTTCTTAGGTAAACAGATACGTTCAAATTCACCGAGTAAATGCTGCTTCAAACTGTCATTTAATGATTTTTTACTTTGTTGCTGCAGCAATGCTTGCCCAGCTTCGGTCAATTCAATAACCGCGGCTAATACTTGTTTTTTCTCGCCATCAAGGACTATCACTCGCACTTCATTAACATATTCATGTTGCTGTAAACAACGTTCCATATGGTCGAGGTTAATGCGTTTTTCTTCGTGTTTAATGGTGCGATCAGCGCGGCCTAACATGGCAAAGTGTTGTTCATCAATACGCTCGACGCGATCTTCGGTAACGTAATCATCACCCGCAATATACGGTGATGTTAATACCAGTTGTGCCGTTTCAGCCATCACTCGATAACTGATATCAGGGAAAACACGCCACGCACTTGGGCTTGACTCATGGCACTGTCGCCAGGCGATACCGCCGGTTTCAGTACTACCAAACACTTCGATTGGCGCTTGTCCTAACTGACTAAATAAGTCTTGCGCTACTGCAAACGGTAAGGGCCCGCCGGAACTAAACACACCTTGTAATTGGGCTTTATTCGCCATTAATACATTGTCTAAGCTCAAGCGTTTTAGATGCGCAGGACTAGAGATTAATAACGCCGTTTGACTGTCGTCGAGGTTCAATTCTTTATTTAATTCTTTATTAAGAGTGGCGGCTAAAAGCTGACTAATATGTTCTGGGTATTCAAAGGTATCATTGACAATGGCCAAGCCAGATTTCAACGGCAAAAACAGTTTAAATAACAACCCGTAGATATGCTGATGAGAAACGGTACTGACGAGTAACTGCGTGGCGTCTAAGCGAGCAGTGAAGGTTTTAATCAGTACATCAACCTCGCAGTTAAGTTGACTAAACTGTTTCACAATCGGTTTATGCTGCCCTGTCGAGCCCGAGGTAAAAAAAGTGATTTGACAGTCTAATGGCGTAAACAGATCTGCTCGATTATTTAATGCTGCAATTTGTTCATCAATAGCATCAAGCTGAGCGCTACTATTTGAGTTAATTAAAGGCGTGTCGATTAATCCGATATTAATCGCAGCAAGCCCATCAACGCTGATATCGCCTAACGTAGCCTGACATTGCGGCGCGATATGCATGAGCGTTTGCTGCTGTGCATTCGGTGGCATAACAATGTGGCGACCTTCGAGTGCCAGCGCAAAAAAGCCCACCGCAAACTGATAACTTGATTGATGAAACAGCAATACACTGTCAGCATCACTTTGCGCTATACCCCAGCGAGCATGGCTAATGTCAGCACTGAACTGCTTAAAACTAATTGCCAGGTCATTGATATGAAAACAAATGTCACGCTGATTTAACGCTGCTTTAGTCATTACTTACACTTTCCTTTCGACGTTGCACATCTCTTCGTTGTATAAACAAGCGCACGATAAACTCAATACCAGCTAAACTGCCAATCAAAATGTAAGCGATAAAACCGTTATACAGTGTCCACACTTTAAAGCTGCTATACAGCGCGGTATACAATGAAATACTGGCGTTAATGATGAAAAAACCACACCACACCAAGGTTACTTTACGGATATAACTTAATGCATGATCAGGTAAGTTGGGATCTTGTAAACGCGCAAAAGTTTCAATCACAGTCGGTGGTTTCAGGTAGGAGTAAGCAAATACCGCGAGCATGGCAAAGTTAACCATCAACGGATATAACTTAAAACCAATAGCAGAGTCCATGAATAGCGAGGTAACAATCGCTAAGCCGCCCAATGCTGTTGCAGGCAGTAACCAGGGCATTTTATTTAATACCCCACGCAGCATCACTAAGCGCGACAGTAACAAGACTAATAAACCCAGCGCAAGCCAAAAAGGACTCACATAATTGAGCCCTAAATAAACCGCAAAGGGATACAGCAATAAGCATAATCCGAGCAGTACAGTAACGAGTTTCTTCAACATATAATGTTGCTATACACTAAGCAGACCGCGATTATTTCGCTGTCGTTAGTTTTTCAATTTCGTTAACCACGTCTTCTACTGTACGTACTAATTTGAACACTTCAGGTTCAATTTTTTCATTAGTAATATCACGCAGTTTAATCACTAGATCAATCGCATCGATGCTGTCTAAGTCTAAATCTGTGTAAAGATTTGCACTCATATTAATGTCGTCGGCTTCGATTTCAAATTCTTCAACTAAGATATCGGCTAATGTTTGGTAGATATGTTCTCTGGTTTGCATGGAAAATCCTTAATTAAGCCGCGGTGCGATTCTGAGTAATAAATGCACTTAATGCATTAATCGATGAAAAATGTTGTTTGATTTCTTCTGAATTTGCATCGATTTTGATGTTGTAATGTTTTTTCAGGATCAAGCCTAACTCAAGTGCATCGATACTGTCTAAACCTAAACCTTCAACGAATAATGCATCCGCGTCATTGATATCTTCTACGGTAATATCTTCAAGGTCTAACTCAGCAATGATAAGCTGTTTAAGCTCAGTTTTTAATTCAGTCATGGGATTGTAGTTCCTGTTTAAAATAACATTCAAGTTCACGACAATAATGGCGAACTTGCTTACTCATCGGTATTTCGTCGGCAATTGCAATTGCGGGAACGTCGCGCGTCAATTGCAGTATGAATTTAGCTTTTTGACTTGGAATTTGATACCAAGACTCTGCTTTAGTTAATGTACTTGGTGTCACCTTGATAATGACAGTGGTAATTGGTACTTGGCAACGTAAGGCGATATTGGCAGCCCCGCGTTGGAATGCCAATGCTTGCCCCGGAACAGTACGTGTCCCTTCTGGAAACACAATCAGGTTATTACCTTGCGCTAACGACAATTTACACGCTGCAAGCAAGGCTTCTGGATCAGCGTTACTGATATACCCGGCATTTTTGATCACCCCACGAATAAACGGATTGCGGAATAAATGCGCTTTCACCACACAGTCTGCATTCGGTAACATAGAAAGCAAAACCACCACATCAATCAACGACGGGTGATTGGCAAGAATGAGTTGCCCTTGTAACTGCGCCAGTTCAACGCGATCACGCAAATCAAATTCGAAGATCCGAGTAAATGCCATAGTGGCAATAAAAAAACGAAAACTATAATGTACGGTTTTACGCGCGGCACGTTTTTGCGCTTGCTCGCCACGAATACACAATTTCTGTAGCGGAAATACCAATACCGTCAGTATCAGTCCACCCACACCAAACAAGCTAAAGCACAGGGCAGTAGCAAATAACCGCCAAAGGTAGTTAACTGCCTTAAATAAATAGTTAAGCGCCTTAAACATCCGTCATTCCAGTGATTAACTCACAAGTCCAAGCATGACGATCAGAGCGAAACTGTAACGGCTGTAATGATGGCAACGCTGAATTTTCTGTCGCATCAAACCAGTGCATAAAGCATAACGCTGCAGGTAAGTTTAATTCTGTAGTGTCTTGCTTATCAGTTTCAATGCAGGCGTTAAAATCAACCTCAATACTGGCGATTGTCGCTGGCGTAGATGTTGACGTAACCACCATAGCCACGGCGTGATCGACTTGCTGCTCATCTGCAAACTGTAAATACAATTCAGGTAGTACCCGATCGACATGGACGATAAGTAGCTTATTAGAACGCCCTGATTTTAACCGTGCATACGCATCAACCAAGGCATAAAAGAAGCTGTCTTTACCGGCAGAAATGGCATTGATGGCTTGCTTGTTTTGCTTAAGAATACTGTATAACCCTGGTACCGCGTTATGTACAGATGTACTAAATGCAGTTGGGGAAATGTCTTGGTCTGCGGTTAATTCTGTTAATAGTTCAGCGGTTTTATGCAAATCACCATGACGACTGGAAAACACAATATCAATTTGTGCAGCCTGTTCTGGTGTTTCAGACTGTGATGTTTCAGACTGTGATATTTCAGCTAATGTAGAA is a window of Moritella sp. Urea-trap-13 DNA encoding:
- a CDS encoding AMP-binding protein, with translation MTKAALNQRDICFHINDLAISFKQFSADISHARWGIAQSDADSVLLFHQSSYQFAVGFFALALEGRHIVMPPNAQQQTLMHIAPQCQATLGDISVDGLAAINIGLIDTPLINSNSSAQLDAIDEQIAALNNRADLFTPLDCQITFFTSGSTGQHKPIVKQFSQLNCEVDVLIKTFTARLDATQLLVSTVSHQHIYGLLFKLFLPLKSGLAIVNDTFEYPEHISQLLAATLNKELNKELNLDDSQTALLISSPAHLKRLSLDNVLMANKAQLQGVFSSGGPLPFAVAQDLFSQLGQAPIEVFGSTETGGIAWRQCHESSPSAWRVFPDISYRVMAETAQLVLTSPYIAGDDYVTEDRVERIDEQHFAMLGRADRTIKHEEKRINLDHMERCLQQHEYVNEVRVIVLDGEKKQVLAAVIELTEAGQALLQQQSKKSLNDSLKQHLLGEFERICLPKKWRYPVLMPFNSQGKLVIKELEKLFD
- a CDS encoding acyl carrier protein, which produces MQTREHIYQTLADILVEEFEIEADDINMSANLYTDLDLDSIDAIDLVIKLRDITNEKIEPEVFKLVRTVEDVVNEIEKLTTAK
- a CDS encoding phosphopantetheine-binding protein, producing MTELKTELKQLIIAELDLEDITVEDINDADALFVEGLGLDSIDALELGLILKKHYNIKIDANSEEIKQHFSSINALSAFITQNRTAA
- a CDS encoding 1-acyl-sn-glycerol-3-phosphate acyltransferase gives rise to the protein MFKALNYLFKAVNYLWRLFATALCFSLFGVGGLILTVLVFPLQKLCIRGEQAQKRAARKTVHYSFRFFIATMAFTRIFEFDLRDRVELAQLQGQLILANHPSLIDVVVLLSMLPNADCVVKAHLFRNPFIRGVIKNAGYISNADPEALLAACKLSLAQGNNLIVFPEGTRTVPGQALAFQRGAANIALRCQVPITTVIIKVTPSTLTKAESWYQIPSQKAKFILQLTRDVPAIAIADEIPMSKQVRHYCRELECYFKQELQSHD
- a CDS encoding beta-ketoacyl synthase chain length factor; this encodes MQLHLESISSWSTFDADNNKVNIPAWPKLEFVPAMQRRRLSPFAKIALYAAENALSAPSTLAEISQSETSQSETPEQAAQIDIVFSSRHGDLHKTAELLTELTADQDISPTAFSTSVHNAVPGLYSILKQNKQAINAISAGKDSFFYALVDAYARLKSGRSNKLLIVHVDRVLPELYLQFADEQQVDHAVAMVVTSTSTPATIASIEVDFNACIETDKQDTTELNLPAALCFMHWFDATENSALPSLQPLQFRSDRHAWTCELITGMTDV